From the genome of Labedella gwakjiensis:
GAAGATCACGACGGGGTTCGACTTCCACGGCATCTGGAAGTAGGAGCCGTCGGCCGACGCGTACTGCTCGGCGATGTCGCCGCTGCGCTCGGTGATGTAGTCGTCGCCGCCCTCGAAGGAGGAGAGCGAGACGAGTCCTCCCTGCTTCTCGAACTGAGGCACGGCGGCCGGTGACGTGTTGAACACGAGGCACGGCGCGTTGCCGGCGGTGATGGCGGCGCCGATGACCTCTTCGCTGCTCTTGCCGGCGGGGATCTCCTGGGCCTCGATCTGCTCGTCGGGGTGGTCGGCGTTCCAGGCCTCGACCATCTGCTCGCCCCATTCGATCTCTGCGGCGTTGTTGGAGTACCAGATGGTGATGTCGCCGCGGGAGTCGTTCGCGGCGCCGGCTGCACCGCCGCCTCCGCCGGACGTGCATCCGGTGAGGGCGAGGAGGCCGGCGGCCGCGAGGGCTGCGGCTGTCATGCGACGTTGCATGGTGGGGTCCTTTCGTTGGTCACGCGCCCGGTGGGGCTCAGCGACCGTTCTTCGTGGGGGCTGGGGGTGTGGGGGCTGGGGATGCGGGGGCGTGGGAGGTGGACTCGCGCGTCACGAGGCGCGCGGGCGGGAGGTCGGTGTTGTCGACGGGCTCTGACGCGATCGTGGCGAGGAGGACACGCGCGGCGATCGCTCCCCACGCGGCGACGTCGGTCGCCACGGAGGTGAGCGACGGGTAGACGTGCTCGGCGAGGTCGGTGTTGTCGAAGCCCGTGATGGAGAGGTCGCGCGGCACGCTCAGGCCGGCGCGCTGCGCGACGGCGAGGCCGGCGAACGCCATCGGGTCGTTCGAGTAGACGATCGCGGTGGGCCGTTCCGCGACGTCGCCGAGGAGGTGGCGTGTGGCCGCCGCACCCTCCGTCGCGCTGAAGTCGGTCTCGACCGTGCGCGCCGTGATGCCGTGCGCGTCCGCGGCCCGCTCGAACGCGCGACGGCGGCGTGCCGCGTGCAGCATGGAGGAGGGTCCGGCCACGTGGGCGATGGAGCGGTGTCCGAGCTGCACGAGGTGGTCGACGGTGGCGGTGACGCCCGCTTCGTCGTCGATCGAGACGGCGGGGAACGGCGAGTCGGTGTCGGGGTGGCCGAGCGTGACGGCGGCGAGGCCGAGCTCGCCGATGAGGGCGATGCGCTCGTCGTCCGCCCGGAGGTCGGTGAGGATGACGCCGTCGATCCGCTTGTCGAGCGCGAGGCTGCGGTAGGTGTCGGCCT
Proteins encoded in this window:
- a CDS encoding LacI family DNA-binding transcriptional regulator, with the protein product MTERDAETQRRSGAGGARPTIADVARLAGVSKGLVSFALNDRPGVSADSRDRILSAAAELGWSPNMRARSLSTNRAFAIGLVIAREPDIVAADPFFPTFMAGVETELSGAGQALVLATVTPGRQEADTYRSLALDKRIDGVILTDLRADDERIALIGELGLAAVTLGHPDTDSPFPAVSIDDEAGVTATVDHLVQLGHRSIAHVAGPSSMLHAARRRRAFERAADAHGITARTVETDFSATEGAAATRHLLGDVAERPTAIVYSNDPMAFAGLAVAQRAGLSVPRDLSITGFDNTDLAEHVYPSLTSVATDVAAWGAIAARVLLATIASEPVDNTDLPPARLVTRESTSHAPASPAPTPPAPTKNGR